In Massilia violaceinigra, one DNA window encodes the following:
- the apbC gene encoding iron-sulfur cluster carrier protein ApbC, with product MSITVEDVKNALTAVIDPNTQKDFVSSKTIKNIKLDGNDIALDVELGYPAKSQIDAIRSAIVAALQALPGAGRINPNVYSKIISHTVQRGLKIMPNVKNIIAVASGKGGVGKSTTAVNLALALAAEGASVGVLDADIYGPSQPMMLGINGRPETTDGKTMEPLENHGLQVSSIGFMIDPDEPMVWRGPMVTQALQQLLEQTNWRDLDYLIVDMPPGTGDIQLTLSQKVPVTGAVIVTTPQDIALLDARKGLKMFEKVGIPILGVVENMSTHICSNCGHTEAIFGHGGGAKMCADFGVEFLGALPLTMSIREQTDSGRPTVVAEPNGPVAQIYKDIARKVAIKIAEKAKDMTSKFPSIVIKND from the coding sequence ATGAGCATCACAGTAGAAGACGTCAAGAATGCACTGACGGCGGTTATCGATCCGAACACCCAGAAAGATTTCGTTTCTTCCAAGACGATCAAGAATATCAAGCTCGACGGCAACGACATCGCGCTTGACGTCGAGCTCGGCTATCCAGCCAAAAGCCAGATCGACGCCATCCGCAGCGCCATCGTGGCCGCCCTGCAGGCGCTGCCGGGCGCGGGCCGGATCAATCCGAACGTGTATTCCAAAATCATTTCCCATACCGTGCAGCGCGGCTTGAAGATCATGCCGAACGTGAAGAACATCATCGCGGTGGCGTCCGGCAAGGGCGGCGTGGGCAAGTCGACCACGGCGGTCAACCTGGCCTTGGCCCTGGCGGCCGAGGGCGCCAGCGTCGGCGTGCTGGACGCGGACATTTATGGTCCGTCGCAGCCGATGATGCTGGGGATTAACGGGCGTCCGGAAACCACCGACGGCAAGACCATGGAGCCGCTGGAAAACCACGGCCTGCAAGTGTCCTCGATCGGCTTCATGATCGATCCGGACGAGCCGATGGTGTGGCGCGGCCCGATGGTCACGCAGGCGCTGCAGCAGTTGCTGGAGCAAACCAACTGGCGCGACCTCGATTACCTGATCGTCGACATGCCGCCAGGCACCGGCGACATCCAGCTGACCCTGTCGCAAAAAGTGCCGGTCACGGGCGCGGTGATCGTCACCACGCCGCAGGACATCGCCCTGCTCGACGCCCGCAAGGGCTTGAAAATGTTCGAGAAAGTCGGCATTCCGATCCTCGGCGTGGTGGAAAACATGAGCACGCACATCTGCTCGAACTGTGGCCATACGGAAGCCATTTTCGGCCACGGCGGCGGCGCGAAAATGTGCGCCGACTTCGGCGTGGAATTCCTCGGCGCCTTGCCGCTGACGATGTCGATCCGCGAACAGACCGACTCGGGCCGCCCGACGGTGGTGGCCGAGCCCAACGGTCCGGTGGCGCAGATCTACAAGGATATCGCGCGCAAGGTGGCCATCAAGATCGCCGAAAAGGCGAAAGACATGACCAGCAAGTTTCCGAGCATCGTCATCAAGAACGACTGA
- a CDS encoding DUF4399 domain-containing protein — protein MAAASAQSVSFVEPADGATVKSPFKVKFAVEGMEVKPAGALVANSGHHHLLINGAAIKEGDSIPFDDKHLHFGKGQTETDVKLPPGEYTLTMQFANGAHQSYGTPMSKSIKVTVK, from the coding sequence ATGGCGGCCGCGTCGGCCCAATCGGTCTCGTTCGTCGAGCCTGCCGATGGCGCGACCGTCAAAAGCCCGTTCAAGGTGAAATTCGCCGTCGAAGGCATGGAGGTCAAGCCGGCCGGCGCGCTGGTGGCCAATTCGGGGCACCATCACCTGCTTATCAACGGCGCCGCGATCAAGGAGGGCGATTCGATCCCCTTCGACGACAAGCACTTGCATTTCGGCAAGGGTCAGACCGAAACCGACGTCAAGCTGCCGCCCGGCGAGTACACCCTGACCATGCAGTTCGCCAACGGTGCGCATCAGTCCTACGGCACGCCGATGAGCAAGTCGATTAAAGTCACCGTCAAGTAA
- a CDS encoding substrate-binding periplasmic protein, with product MKRSDSPVDVARRALLLGAAAALALPAGAAPRELLVVGAHFARVYERANGEFSGMAVEIIRAIAGELGQPVHFELYPWARAQSMVAQGQADILVGPYKSPERLELFIFSERPFYQDQMVFFSRSTAPFAWDGLYASLRGKRIVIINGWAYGDEFNTALKDLSVSVTNSVESALTMLAHGRVDLFASNVRNTEPVIPLLALEGKVAAVGRTISLQRGFFAFPKRPEYDIMRARFDRAFNAYVDSGELRKLGKRLNVQVP from the coding sequence ATGAAGCGCTCCGATTCCCCTGTGGATGTTGCCAGACGCGCCCTGTTGCTGGGCGCGGCCGCGGCGTTGGCCCTGCCGGCGGGTGCCGCGCCGCGCGAGCTGCTTGTCGTCGGCGCCCACTTTGCGCGCGTCTACGAGCGCGCCAATGGCGAATTTTCGGGCATGGCGGTCGAGATCATCCGCGCCATTGCCGGCGAACTGGGCCAGCCCGTGCATTTCGAGCTCTATCCCTGGGCGCGCGCGCAGTCGATGGTGGCGCAGGGGCAGGCCGACATCCTCGTCGGCCCCTACAAATCGCCCGAACGGCTTGAGCTCTTCATCTTCTCCGAACGTCCTTTTTACCAGGACCAGATGGTGTTCTTTTCGCGCAGCACCGCCCCGTTCGCCTGGGATGGCCTCTACGCCTCCCTGCGCGGCAAGCGCATCGTGATCATCAACGGCTGGGCCTACGGCGACGAGTTCAATACCGCGCTCAAGGACTTGTCGGTGAGCGTGACCAACTCGGTCGAATCGGCGCTGACCATGCTGGCGCACGGACGGGTGGACTTGTTTGCCAGCAATGTGCGCAATACCGAGCCGGTCATCCCGCTGCTGGCGCTCGAGGGCAAGGTGGCGGCGGTGGGTCGAACGATCTCCCTGCAACGTGGTTTTTTCGCCTTCCCCAAGCGCCCGGAGTACGACATCATGCGTGCCCGCTTCGACCGCGCCTTCAATGCCTATGTCGACAGCGGCGAACTGCGCAAGCTCGGCAAGCGCCTCAACGTGCAGGTTCCCTGA
- a CDS encoding VWA domain-containing protein: MPHELTPQEQTRRWRMVLGSEPNQPEVSLGADDLAMDRALSALYNPPPGRNGGLGASAPNVSRWLGDIRQYFPSSVVQVMQKDALERLGLEQMLLEPEMLKAVEPDVHLVATLLSLNRVMPNKTKETARMVVRQVVDELERRLASPFRQAVAGSLNRATRNRRPRHHEIDWLRTIRSNLRHYQPEYRTIIPETRIGFGRKGQSLRDIVLCIDQSGSMAPSVVYASVFAAVLASIKAVSTSVVVFDTAVIDLTPMLADPVDVLFGTQLGGGTDINRALGYCQGLIERPADTIFVLISDLYEGGNNAEMRRRAAAMVAAGVQVIVLLALDDNGAPGYDHANAAYFAALGAPCFACTPDLFPELMAAAIKRSDVGQWAAEAGIVGIKP; encoded by the coding sequence ATGCCCCATGAGCTTACCCCGCAGGAACAAACGCGCCGCTGGCGCATGGTATTGGGCAGCGAACCGAACCAGCCGGAAGTGTCGCTGGGCGCCGATGACCTGGCCATGGACCGGGCGCTGTCGGCCCTGTACAACCCGCCGCCGGGGCGCAATGGCGGGCTGGGCGCGTCGGCGCCGAATGTATCGCGCTGGCTGGGCGACATCCGCCAGTATTTTCCGTCCAGCGTGGTGCAGGTGATGCAGAAAGATGCGCTGGAGCGGCTGGGCCTGGAGCAAATGCTGCTGGAACCGGAAATGCTCAAGGCGGTCGAGCCGGATGTGCATCTTGTCGCCACCCTGCTCAGTCTGAATCGGGTGATGCCGAACAAGACCAAGGAAACGGCGCGCATGGTGGTGCGGCAAGTGGTGGACGAGCTCGAGCGCAGGCTGGCCAGTCCGTTCCGGCAGGCGGTGGCGGGCAGCCTGAACCGTGCCACGCGCAACCGCCGGCCGCGCCATCACGAGATCGACTGGCTGCGTACCATCCGGTCCAATCTGCGCCATTACCAGCCCGAGTACCGGACGATTATTCCGGAAACGCGCATCGGGTTCGGGCGCAAGGGGCAATCGCTGCGCGACATCGTGCTGTGCATCGACCAGAGCGGTTCGATGGCGCCGTCGGTGGTGTACGCCAGCGTGTTCGCGGCGGTGCTGGCCAGCATCAAGGCAGTCAGTACGTCGGTGGTGGTGTTCGATACGGCCGTGATCGACCTGACGCCAATGCTGGCCGATCCAGTTGATGTGCTGTTCGGTACGCAGCTGGGCGGCGGCACCGATATCAATCGGGCGCTGGGTTATTGCCAGGGCTTGATCGAGCGGCCGGCCGATACCATTTTCGTGCTGATCAGCGATTTGTACGAGGGTGGGAATAATGCCGAGATGCGCAGACGAGCCGCGGCGATGGTGGCGGCGGGCGTGCAGGTGATTGTGCTGCTGGCGCTCGATGATAATGGGGCGCCGGGTTATGACCACGCCAATGCGGCGTATTTTGCGGCGCTCGGGGCACCGTGTTTTGCGTGTACGCCCGATTTGTTTCCGGAGCTGATGGCTGCTGCGATCAAGCGCAGCGATGTGGGACAGTGGGCTGCGGAGGCGGGGATTGTGGGGATTAAGCCGTAA
- a CDS encoding DUF5682 family protein, with product MSVHLFGIRHHGPGCARSLAQALQALQPDCILIEGPPEADDLIAFAADPSIKPPVALLVYVPATPQRAVFYPFAEFSPEWQAMRYATINGVPVRFCDLPQAHRLAEEAAAPAVDESEAGESASDSDTDELHEDPLQWLANAAGFSDTDTWWDHLVEQRADSLDLFAAIAEMMTTVRTEIAAPPNLREQQREAWMRNAIRLAEKQGHQRIAVVCGAYHVPALATMPSAKSDNDLLKGLPKVKLAATWTPWSYGRLAFRSGYGAGVTAPGWYHHMWSHPAQASLYWLTDVAILLRKHDLDASSASIIEAVRLADTLAAMRERPRPGLGELQEAVRAVFCYDSDTPLRLIHDALLINDRLGEVPESVPTLPLPQDVQAQQKRLRLPVKADHSQLELDLRQPAHLEKSVLLHRLALLGVDWGRAERVTGKTGTFHEWWRLAWEPEFAIRLIEANVWGGSVEAAATGKAVSQATEATTLPELTALIEQVLLADLPRAVDLLMQRIQEVGALTPDVGFMLAALPPLASVMRYGSVRGTDTSAIGQVVDGLVTRACIALPFGVLGMADEPAAELVKQLIAADRAIRLIQEETLLDAWFGALDQVAGNELSHPLISGRCARILSEQGHWDEERTARALALRCSHASAPLASGNWLEGFLQGSAALLLHNDSLWSLVNNWINGLDPESFVELLPLLRRTFGAFEAPERRQLSERAGSAGGTVVFAASAGSLDEARARLVLPVLGLILGVSAATSTPETVHAP from the coding sequence ATGAGCGTTCATTTATTCGGCATCCGCCACCACGGTCCGGGCTGCGCGCGCAGCCTGGCGCAAGCCTTGCAGGCGCTGCAGCCGGACTGCATCCTGATCGAAGGCCCGCCCGAGGCCGACGACCTGATTGCCTTCGCCGCCGACCCGTCCATCAAGCCGCCGGTCGCGCTGCTGGTCTACGTGCCGGCCACGCCGCAGCGCGCCGTGTTCTACCCCTTCGCCGAGTTCTCGCCGGAGTGGCAGGCCATGCGCTATGCCACCATCAATGGCGTGCCGGTGCGTTTTTGCGACTTGCCGCAGGCGCATCGTCTGGCGGAGGAAGCGGCCGCGCCGGCTGTCGATGAATCCGAAGCTGGGGAATCCGCTTCCGATTCCGACACCGACGAACTGCACGAAGACCCGCTCCAATGGCTGGCCAACGCGGCCGGCTTTTCCGACACCGACACCTGGTGGGACCATCTGGTCGAGCAGCGCGCCGACAGCCTGGACCTGTTCGCCGCCATCGCCGAGATGATGACCACGGTGCGCACCGAGATCGCCGCCCCGCCCAATCTGCGCGAGCAGCAGCGCGAAGCGTGGATGCGCAACGCCATTCGCCTGGCCGAGAAACAGGGCCACCAGCGCATCGCCGTGGTCTGCGGCGCGTATCACGTGCCGGCGCTGGCGACCATGCCGTCCGCCAAGAGCGACAACGATTTGCTCAAGGGTTTGCCCAAGGTCAAGCTGGCCGCGACCTGGACACCGTGGAGCTATGGCCGTCTGGCATTTCGCAGCGGCTACGGCGCCGGCGTCACCGCGCCCGGCTGGTATCACCACATGTGGAGCCACCCGGCCCAGGCCAGCCTGTACTGGCTGACCGATGTCGCCATCCTGCTGCGCAAGCATGACCTGGACGCCTCGTCGGCCAGCATCATCGAAGCGGTGCGCCTGGCCGATACGCTGGCGGCGATGCGCGAGCGGCCGCGTCCGGGCCTGGGGGAGCTGCAGGAAGCGGTGCGTGCCGTGTTCTGCTACGACAGCGACACCCCGCTGCGCCTGATCCACGACGCCCTGCTGATCAACGACCGCCTGGGCGAAGTGCCGGAAAGCGTGCCGACCCTGCCGCTGCCGCAGGACGTGCAAGCCCAGCAAAAGCGCCTGCGCCTGCCGGTCAAGGCCGATCACAGCCAGCTTGAACTCGACCTGCGCCAGCCGGCGCACCTGGAAAAAAGCGTGCTGCTGCACCGCCTGGCACTGCTCGGCGTCGACTGGGGCCGCGCCGAACGCGTCACCGGCAAGACGGGCACCTTCCACGAATGGTGGCGCCTGGCATGGGAGCCGGAATTCGCCATCCGCCTGATCGAAGCGAACGTCTGGGGCGGCAGCGTCGAAGCGGCTGCCACCGGCAAGGCGGTCAGCCAGGCCACCGAGGCGACCACCCTGCCCGAGCTGACCGCGTTGATCGAACAGGTACTTCTGGCCGACTTGCCACGCGCGGTCGATTTGCTGATGCAGCGCATCCAGGAAGTCGGCGCGCTCACGCCGGACGTGGGCTTCATGCTCGCCGCCCTGCCGCCGCTGGCGAGCGTCATGCGCTACGGCAGCGTGCGCGGCACCGATACCAGTGCCATCGGGCAGGTGGTCGACGGCCTCGTCACGCGTGCCTGCATCGCCCTGCCCTTCGGCGTGCTGGGCATGGCCGACGAACCTGCGGCCGAACTGGTCAAGCAACTGATCGCCGCCGACCGCGCCATTCGCCTGATTCAGGAAGAAACGCTGCTGGACGCCTGGTTCGGCGCGCTCGACCAGGTGGCGGGCAATGAACTGTCGCATCCCCTGATCAGCGGCCGCTGCGCCCGCATTTTGTCGGAGCAAGGCCACTGGGACGAAGAACGCACCGCGCGCGCATTGGCCTTGCGCTGTTCGCATGCGAGTGCGCCGCTGGCCAGCGGCAACTGGCTCGAAGGCTTCCTGCAGGGCAGTGCCGCCCTGCTGCTGCACAACGACAGCCTGTGGAGTTTGGTCAACAACTGGATCAACGGACTCGATCCGGAAAGCTTCGTCGAACTGCTGCCGCTGCTGCGGCGCACCTTTGGCGCCTTTGAAGCGCCCGAGCGGCGCCAGCTGAGCGAACGCGCCGGCAGCGCCGGAGGCACGGTGGTTTTCGCCGCGTCCGCAGGCAGCCTGGATGAAGCGCGCGCGCGGCTGGTGCTGCCGGTGCTTGGCTTGATTCTCGGCGTCAGCGCTGCAACCTCAACACCGGAGACCGTTCATGCCCCATGA
- a CDS encoding ATP-binding protein, whose protein sequence is MSTILRQHAETQYAEELAALAAVDTRQRPPRWKLSPWAVSKYLLGGTLDNGVEISAKYIGNARVIEIAVATLATDRALLLLGVPGTAKSWVSEHLAAAISGDSTMIVQGTAGTSEEAVRFGWNYAQLLAKGPSMEAVVPSPIMRAMRDGKIARVEELTRIPSEVQDSLITILSEKMLPIAELDDEVLAQKGFNIIATANDRDRGVNELSSALKRRFNTVVLPPPATADEEVRIVETRVASLGRALELPGEVPALEEIRRVVTVFRELRAGVTTDGKRKIKAPSASMSTAEAISVITNGMSLAAHFGDGTMRGADVAAGMIGAIIKDPVQDRVVMLEYLETVVKEREGWKDLYRACRDVMN, encoded by the coding sequence ATTTCTACCATCCTGCGCCAGCACGCTGAAACGCAATACGCCGAGGAACTCGCAGCGCTGGCCGCGGTCGACACGCGTCAGCGCCCGCCGCGCTGGAAACTGTCGCCATGGGCCGTGTCCAAATACCTGCTGGGCGGCACGCTGGACAATGGCGTCGAGATCAGCGCCAAATACATCGGCAATGCGCGCGTGATCGAAATCGCCGTGGCCACGCTCGCCACCGACCGCGCCCTGCTGCTGCTCGGCGTGCCGGGCACGGCCAAGTCGTGGGTGTCGGAACACCTGGCCGCCGCCATCAGCGGCGATTCGACCATGATCGTGCAGGGAACCGCCGGCACCAGCGAAGAAGCGGTGCGCTTCGGCTGGAACTACGCGCAGTTGCTGGCCAAGGGTCCGTCGATGGAAGCGGTGGTGCCAAGCCCGATCATGCGCGCCATGCGCGACGGCAAAATCGCCCGCGTGGAAGAACTGACCCGCATCCCGAGCGAAGTGCAGGATAGCCTGATCACCATCCTGTCGGAAAAAATGCTGCCGATCGCCGAACTCGACGATGAAGTGCTGGCGCAAAAAGGGTTCAATATCATCGCCACCGCGAACGACCGCGACCGCGGCGTGAATGAACTGTCGAGCGCGCTCAAGCGCCGCTTCAACACCGTCGTCTTGCCGCCGCCGGCCACCGCCGACGAGGAAGTGCGCATCGTCGAAACGCGCGTCGCCAGCCTCGGCCGCGCGTTGGAGTTGCCCGGCGAAGTACCGGCGCTGGAAGAAATCCGCCGCGTCGTCACCGTGTTCCGCGAACTGCGCGCTGGCGTCACCACCGACGGCAAGCGCAAGATCAAGGCCCCCAGCGCCAGCATGAGCACGGCAGAAGCGATTTCGGTCATTACCAACGGCATGTCGCTGGCCGCCCACTTCGGCGACGGGACCATGCGCGGCGCCGATGTGGCCGCCGGCATGATCGGCGCCATCATCAAGGACCCGGTCCAGGACCGCGTCGTGATGCTGGAATACCTCGAAACCGTGGTCAAGGAACGCGAAGGCTGGAAAGACCTGTACCGGGCCTGCCGCGACGTGATGAATTGA